The following are encoded in a window of Mycolicibacterium tusciae JS617 genomic DNA:
- a CDS encoding N-acyl-D-amino-acid deacylase family protein — MTYDVIVRNGLWFDGTGAAPQVRSLGIRDGIVAGVSATPLDETGCPDVIDAAGKWIVPGFIDVHTHYDAEVLLDPGLRESVRHGVTTVLLGNCSLSTVYADTEDAADLFSRVEAVPRSFVHGALEAKKTWSDPASYVRAIDDLPLGPNVGSMLGHSDLRTSVLGLDRATTDGVKPTPAELDRMMALLEKALDAGLLGLSGMDAPIDKLDGDRYRSRALPSTFATWRERRKLISVLRKHGRILQSAPNTKSPASALMFFLTSSRLFGRRPGVRMSLLVSADAKSATGAVHVLGPGVRLLNKVLDSLVRFQHLPVPFELYSDGIDLPVFEEFGAGTAALHLRDQLERNELLADTDYRRRFRKSFDRKKLGPSLWHRDFHDATIVECPDKTLIGKSFGQIADQRGLHPLDAFLDVLVENGERNVRWTTIVANHRPKYLDKLAAEPSIHMGFSDAGAHLRNMAFYNFSLRLLKRVRDAERSGRPFLSTQRAVHRLTAEVAGWFGLDAGTLREGERADFVVIDPQRLDESVNEYHEATVPFYGGLSRMVNRNDSTVVATAVNGKVVFRNGEFCEGYGTTVKSGHFLRAGKAQPAKVLA; from the coding sequence ATGACCTACGACGTGATTGTTCGCAACGGCCTCTGGTTCGATGGCACCGGCGCGGCCCCGCAGGTCCGCTCGCTGGGCATCCGCGACGGCATCGTGGCAGGAGTTTCGGCCACCCCGCTCGACGAGACGGGCTGCCCCGACGTGATCGACGCGGCGGGTAAATGGATCGTTCCGGGATTCATCGATGTGCACACGCACTACGACGCCGAGGTGCTGCTCGATCCCGGCCTGCGCGAGTCGGTGCGGCACGGGGTCACCACGGTGCTGCTCGGCAACTGCTCGCTATCTACGGTCTACGCCGACACCGAAGACGCCGCCGATCTGTTCAGCCGCGTCGAGGCGGTGCCGCGCAGCTTCGTCCACGGGGCACTGGAAGCCAAGAAGACGTGGTCCGACCCGGCTTCCTACGTCCGTGCCATCGACGATCTGCCGCTCGGCCCGAATGTGGGCTCGATGCTGGGACATTCGGACCTTCGGACCAGCGTGCTGGGCCTGGACCGCGCGACGACCGACGGCGTGAAGCCGACCCCGGCCGAGCTGGACCGGATGATGGCATTGCTCGAGAAGGCCCTCGACGCAGGCCTTCTCGGCCTGTCCGGCATGGACGCACCCATCGACAAACTCGACGGCGATCGATACCGGTCGCGGGCGCTGCCCTCGACGTTCGCCACCTGGCGCGAGCGCCGCAAGCTGATCTCCGTGCTCCGCAAGCACGGCCGCATTCTGCAGAGTGCACCCAACACCAAGAGTCCGGCCTCGGCCCTGATGTTCTTCTTGACCAGCAGCCGACTGTTCGGCCGCCGGCCCGGCGTCCGGATGAGTTTGCTCGTATCGGCCGACGCGAAGTCTGCGACCGGCGCGGTGCACGTATTGGGGCCCGGCGTCCGGCTTCTCAACAAGGTGCTTGACTCGCTGGTGCGTTTTCAGCACCTACCGGTCCCGTTCGAGCTGTACTCCGACGGCATCGACCTGCCGGTGTTCGAGGAGTTCGGGGCCGGCACCGCGGCGCTGCATCTACGGGACCAGCTCGAGCGCAACGAACTGTTGGCCGACACCGACTACCGTCGCCGGTTCCGCAAGTCGTTCGACCGGAAGAAACTGGGCCCGTCGCTGTGGCATCGCGACTTCCACGATGCGACGATCGTCGAGTGCCCCGACAAGACGCTGATCGGTAAGAGCTTCGGTCAGATCGCCGACCAGCGCGGGCTGCATCCCCTGGACGCGTTCCTCGACGTGCTCGTCGAGAACGGCGAGCGCAATGTGCGGTGGACGACGATCGTGGCGAACCACCGACCCAAGTATCTCGACAAGCTTGCCGCCGAACCGTCTATCCACATGGGGTTCTCCGATGCCGGCGCCCACCTTCGCAACATGGCGTTCTACAACTTCTCGCTGCGGTTGCTCAAGCGGGTGCGTGACGCCGAGCGTTCGGGCCGACCCTTCCTGTCGACGCAGCGCGCGGTGCACCGGCTCACCGCCGAGGTCGCCGGCTGGTTCGGGCTCGACGCGGGCACCCTGCGCGAAGGGGAGCGTGCCGACTTCGTCGTCATCGACCCGCAGCGCCTCGACGAATCGGTCAACGAGTATCACGAGGCGACGGTCCCGTTCTACGGCGGGCTGAGCCGAATGGTCAACCGCAACGATTCCACCGTCGTGGCGACCGCGGTCAACGGTAAAGTCGTGTTTCGCAACGGCGAATTCTGCGAGGGCTACGGCACTACGGTCAAGTCGGGTCACTTCCTGCGCGCAGGCAAGGCGCAGCCCGCGAAAGTTCTTGCCTGA
- a CDS encoding M1 family metallopeptidase — MTRSRKKGTPPVIDPYIPANGNFGYRVSRYELDLEYKVAINRLSGSATITAVALAALRSFSLDLSHALNVTKVTVNGSRPAQFKSSHHKLHIGLADAVPAGAAMSIVVRYGGSPRPIHSHWGDVGFEELTEGALVAGQPNGAASWFPCDDHPSAKASFAIRISTESSYYALANGELVSKRARAGMTTWTYEQAEPTSTYLVTLQIGVYHRHRMAKNGVHMHAVLPHRLRHNFDKDFADQPQMMKLFVKLFGPYPLASGYTVVVTDDDLEIPLEAQGISIFGANHCDGHGSSERLIAHELAHQWFGNSVTAQRWRHIWLHEGFACYAEWLWSEHSGGRTADEWARHYYQRLANSPQDLLLADPGPRDMFDDRVYKRGALTLHVLRRRIGDDNFFALLRDWTARHRHSTAVTDDFTGLASNYTNESLRPLWAAWLYSTELPAADVSP, encoded by the coding sequence GTGACGCGAAGTAGGAAGAAGGGGACCCCGCCCGTCATCGATCCGTACATCCCGGCCAACGGCAACTTCGGCTACCGGGTATCGCGCTACGAACTGGACCTGGAATACAAGGTGGCGATCAATCGGCTGTCCGGGTCGGCGACCATCACCGCCGTCGCACTTGCCGCTCTGCGCAGCTTCTCCCTTGATCTGTCCCATGCACTCAACGTGACCAAGGTGACGGTGAACGGAAGCCGGCCCGCGCAGTTCAAGTCGTCTCATCACAAGCTGCACATCGGCCTGGCGGACGCCGTGCCCGCCGGAGCGGCGATGTCGATCGTCGTGCGCTACGGCGGATCTCCGCGGCCGATCCACTCTCATTGGGGTGACGTCGGTTTCGAAGAGTTGACCGAGGGTGCTTTGGTGGCCGGTCAACCGAACGGCGCCGCCTCCTGGTTTCCCTGCGACGACCACCCCAGCGCCAAGGCGAGCTTCGCCATCCGGATCAGCACCGAAAGTTCCTACTACGCACTGGCCAACGGTGAACTGGTGTCGAAGCGGGCGCGAGCCGGAATGACCACCTGGACCTACGAGCAGGCAGAGCCGACGTCGACATATCTGGTGACGTTGCAGATCGGGGTTTACCACCGGCACCGAATGGCCAAGAACGGCGTTCATATGCACGCGGTGCTGCCGCATCGACTGCGGCACAACTTCGACAAGGACTTCGCCGACCAACCTCAGATGATGAAGTTGTTCGTCAAACTGTTCGGACCGTACCCGCTGGCGAGCGGGTACACCGTCGTGGTCACCGACGACGATCTGGAGATACCGCTTGAGGCACAAGGTATCTCGATTTTCGGCGCCAATCATTGCGATGGACACGGCAGTTCCGAGCGTCTGATCGCACACGAATTGGCCCACCAGTGGTTCGGCAATTCGGTTACCGCCCAGCGTTGGCGGCATATCTGGCTGCATGAGGGCTTCGCCTGCTACGCGGAGTGGCTGTGGTCTGAGCACTCCGGCGGTCGAACCGCCGACGAGTGGGCGCGCCACTACTACCAGCGGCTGGCGAATTCGCCGCAGGACCTGTTGCTGGCAGATCCTGGACCCCGCGACATGTTCGACGACCGAGTGTACAAGCGGGGCGCGCTCACGCTGCACGTCCTGCGGCGGCGCATCGGTGATGACAATTTCTTTGCGCTGCTTCGTGATTGGACGGCACGGCACCGGCACAGCACCGCGGTCACCGACGACTTCACCGGGCTCGCGTCGAACTATACGAACGAGTCCCTGAGGCCGCTGTGGGCGGCGTGGCTCTACTCGACGGAGCTGCCCGCTGCGGATGTCTCCCCGTGA
- a CDS encoding EstA family serine hydrolase, whose protein sequence is MHDVLQGHCDPRFDKVAEALADEITSGEELGASIAVDIDGEYVVDIWGGHADRAKTVPWSENTIVNFWSCTKTLTALSALMLVDRGLLDPFAPVAEYWPEFAENGKGDIEVRHLLAHTSGVSGWDMPFTVDDVYDWEKATSQLARQAPWWEPGTASGYHAINYGHLIGEVIRRITGKTLKAFVHDEIAAPLGADVQIGARAEDEHRIAELIPPPPLDLPYDALPADHPMLRTFAAFRAAPDFASIAETTAWRRADIGGANGHGNARALARALSPISLGGKANGVQVLSPATIDLIFQEQSNGVDQVLFTPLRFGIGFGLPTPASVPAVPEGKICWWGGWGGSAIVMNPEHRATFAYVMNRMGPGTVGTDRTNRYARLFYEALA, encoded by the coding sequence ATGCATGACGTACTGCAGGGACACTGCGATCCGCGGTTCGACAAGGTGGCCGAGGCGCTCGCCGACGAGATAACCAGCGGTGAGGAACTCGGCGCATCGATCGCCGTCGACATCGACGGAGAGTATGTGGTCGACATATGGGGCGGGCACGCGGACCGCGCCAAGACAGTCCCGTGGTCCGAGAACACCATCGTCAACTTCTGGTCATGCACAAAGACGCTCACCGCGCTCTCGGCGTTGATGCTCGTCGATCGCGGCCTACTCGATCCCTTCGCTCCCGTCGCCGAGTACTGGCCGGAATTCGCCGAGAACGGCAAGGGGGACATCGAGGTGCGCCACCTCCTGGCCCATACGTCGGGGGTGTCGGGATGGGATATGCCGTTCACCGTCGACGATGTCTACGACTGGGAGAAGGCGACGAGCCAACTCGCACGCCAGGCGCCGTGGTGGGAGCCCGGCACAGCGTCGGGATACCACGCGATCAACTACGGCCATCTGATCGGCGAGGTCATCCGCAGGATCACTGGCAAAACGCTCAAGGCGTTCGTTCACGACGAGATCGCCGCTCCCCTGGGCGCCGACGTCCAGATCGGCGCCCGCGCGGAGGACGAGCACCGCATCGCCGAGCTGATTCCGCCGCCGCCTCTCGACCTGCCGTACGACGCGTTGCCCGCCGATCACCCGATGTTGAGAACGTTCGCGGCGTTTCGGGCCGCCCCGGACTTCGCATCGATCGCCGAGACCACCGCGTGGCGGCGTGCGGATATCGGTGGCGCGAACGGGCACGGCAATGCCCGGGCACTGGCTCGTGCACTGTCGCCAATCTCGTTGGGCGGAAAGGCGAACGGCGTTCAGGTGCTCAGCCCAGCAACCATTGACCTGATCTTCCAGGAGCAATCCAACGGCGTCGATCAGGTGCTCTTCACCCCGCTGAGGTTTGGTATCGGCTTCGGATTGCCCACTCCGGCAAGCGTTCCCGCCGTTCCGGAGGGCAAGATCTGCTGGTGGGGCGGTTGGGGAGGTTCGGCGATCGTAATGAACCCCGAACATCGGGCCACTTTCGCCTACGTGATGAACAGGATGGGGCCCGGCACCGTCGGCACGGATCGCACCAACCGCTACGCTCGCCTCTTCTACGAGGCTTTGGCCTGA
- the galE gene encoding UDP-glucose 4-epimerase GalE: protein MTWMVTGGAGYIGSHVVRALLEAGLPVVVIDDLSTGLEQFVPASVPFMRGTLLDGDLVTHTLRDHGVDGVIHIAGFKYAGVSVRRPLHTYEQNVSAMVTLLKAMEVAGVDKMVFSSSAATFGTPDVDIVTEDTPNRPESPYGETKLIGEWLLRDAGRASGLKHTSLRYFNVVGSGSAELFDASPHNLFPLVFDMLYRGETPQINGDDYPTPDGTCVRDYIHVADLALAHVAAAQRLTAGQPVEPVYNLGSGDGTSVREIMTAIREATGIDFEPTIKPRRPGDPARIVASGDLARRDLNWRMRHSLGEMVASAWAARSQAGDKYPA, encoded by the coding sequence ATGACGTGGATGGTGACGGGCGGGGCTGGCTACATCGGGTCTCACGTGGTCCGCGCGCTGCTGGAGGCGGGCCTCCCGGTGGTCGTCATCGACGACCTGTCGACAGGACTCGAGCAGTTCGTACCCGCGTCGGTGCCATTCATGCGCGGCACCCTGCTGGACGGTGACCTCGTCACCCACACGCTGCGAGACCACGGCGTCGATGGCGTCATTCACATCGCCGGCTTCAAGTACGCCGGGGTGTCCGTCCGGCGACCCCTGCACACCTACGAGCAGAACGTCTCGGCGATGGTGACCTTGCTCAAGGCGATGGAGGTGGCGGGCGTCGACAAGATGGTGTTCTCGTCAAGCGCGGCCACCTTCGGCACACCGGACGTCGACATCGTCACCGAAGACACGCCGAATCGACCGGAATCGCCGTACGGCGAGACCAAACTGATCGGCGAATGGCTTCTTCGTGACGCCGGGCGCGCATCCGGCCTCAAGCACACCAGCCTGCGCTACTTCAACGTGGTGGGCTCGGGCTCTGCGGAGCTGTTCGACGCCAGTCCGCACAATTTGTTCCCGTTGGTCTTCGACATGCTCTATCGGGGTGAGACCCCACAGATCAATGGTGACGACTATCCGACACCGGACGGCACCTGTGTGCGCGACTACATCCACGTCGCCGATCTGGCGCTCGCGCATGTCGCCGCCGCGCAGCGACTGACGGCCGGCCAGCCCGTCGAGCCCGTCTACAACCTCGGTAGTGGCGACGGCACGTCCGTGCGCGAGATCATGACGGCGATCCGGGAAGCGACCGGGATCGACTTCGAACCAACGATCAAACCCCGGCGCCCGGGAGACCCGGCCCGCATCGTCGCGTCCGGCGATCTGGCGCGCCGTGACCTGAACTGGCGAATGCGGCATTCGCTCGGTGAGATGGTGGCTTCCGCGTGGGCAGCGCGAAGCCAAGCCGGCGACAAATATCCCGCGTGA
- a CDS encoding TetR/AcrR family transcriptional regulator has translation MARTQQQRREETIARLLDASIDTIVEVGYARASAAVIARRAKVSDGALFRHFPTMGDFMAATAQEVMRRQLGLFSKRVTEIPAERPALEAALTVLRDVTGNATNTVMYELLVAARTDEKLRATLKDVLTEYAANIYETARSLPGADQFDDETFAALTAILTNTFDGAAIVRAVLPQPELEDKRIELLTALLSRVSPGRQA, from the coding sequence ATGGCAAGAACGCAACAGCAGCGTCGTGAGGAAACCATCGCACGGCTACTCGACGCCAGCATCGACACCATCGTCGAGGTTGGGTATGCGCGGGCGTCGGCGGCGGTGATCGCCAGGCGTGCAAAGGTTTCCGACGGCGCGCTGTTCCGCCACTTCCCGACGATGGGCGACTTCATGGCGGCCACCGCCCAGGAAGTGATGCGGCGGCAACTCGGCTTGTTCTCGAAACGGGTCACCGAGATTCCGGCCGAAAGGCCCGCTCTGGAGGCAGCGCTGACGGTTCTGCGTGACGTCACTGGCAACGCCACCAACACAGTGATGTACGAGTTGCTGGTCGCTGCGCGCACCGACGAAAAGCTGCGGGCCACACTGAAAGACGTACTCACCGAGTACGCCGCGAACATCTATGAGACGGCCAGGTCGCTCCCCGGCGCCGACCAGTTCGATGACGAGACCTTCGCCGCGCTGACGGCGATCCTCACCAACACCTTCGACGGTGCGGCGATCGTGCGTGCGGTGTTGCCGCAGCCGGAACTCGAGGACAAGCGGATCGAATTGCTGACGGCGCTGCTCAGCCGTGTGTCACCGGGACGCCAGGCCTAG
- a CDS encoding TerC family protein, with product MNVSQLEWIITVGVTIAVLLFDVVVIGRRPHEPSKRETGTYLTIYIGLAVAFGLWVWFFHGGQFGLEFFAGWLTEYSLSVDNLFIFLIIMASFNVPKKYQQQALLVGIILALIFRAIFIALGAVAINQFSWIFYAFGAFLVYTAINLVRDTDHDDDADNFVVRFARNHLSLTDKWEGGLKLWVKENGKRLMTPMFLVIVALGTTDLLFALDSIPAIYGLTREPYLVFTANVFALMGLRQLYFLLGDLLRRLVYLSQGLALILAFIGVKLILHALHENELPFINGGEHVPVPEIPTLASLGVIVVTLLITTAASLYKTRVHDVKNEKNGENGENGKDSAPDPEQSLDSR from the coding sequence GTGAACGTTTCCCAGCTCGAGTGGATCATCACGGTGGGCGTGACAATCGCCGTGCTGCTGTTCGACGTCGTGGTGATCGGGCGACGACCGCACGAACCGTCCAAGCGTGAAACCGGGACGTACCTGACGATCTACATCGGACTCGCGGTGGCGTTCGGGTTGTGGGTGTGGTTCTTCCACGGCGGCCAGTTCGGGCTGGAGTTCTTCGCCGGCTGGCTCACCGAGTACAGCCTGTCCGTGGACAACCTGTTCATCTTCCTGATCATCATGGCCAGCTTCAACGTGCCGAAGAAGTATCAGCAGCAGGCGCTGCTGGTGGGCATCATTCTCGCGTTGATATTCCGCGCCATCTTCATCGCGCTCGGCGCGGTGGCGATCAACCAGTTCTCCTGGATCTTCTACGCCTTCGGCGCGTTCCTGGTCTACACCGCCATCAACCTCGTCCGCGACACCGACCACGACGACGACGCCGACAACTTCGTGGTGCGATTCGCACGCAACCACCTGAGTCTCACTGACAAGTGGGAGGGCGGCCTCAAGCTGTGGGTGAAGGAGAACGGCAAGCGGCTGATGACGCCGATGTTCCTCGTGATCGTCGCGCTCGGCACCACCGATCTGCTCTTCGCGCTGGACTCGATCCCCGCGATCTACGGCCTGACCCGGGAGCCGTACCTGGTGTTCACGGCGAACGTGTTCGCATTGATGGGACTGCGTCAGCTCTACTTCCTGCTCGGCGACCTGTTGAGGCGACTGGTTTACCTGTCGCAGGGGCTGGCCCTCATTCTGGCGTTCATCGGCGTGAAGCTGATCTTGCACGCGCTGCACGAAAACGAGCTGCCGTTCATCAACGGCGGCGAGCATGTGCCGGTGCCGGAGATCCCGACGCTGGCCAGCCTCGGCGTGATCGTCGTGACGCTGCTCATCACCACTGCAGCCAGCCTGTACAAGACGCGCGTGCACGACGTGAAGAACGAGAAGAACGGCGAGAACGGCGAGAACGGTAAGGATTCGGCGCCGGATCCCGAGCAGTCCTTGGATTCGCGCTGA
- a CDS encoding Pls/PosA family non-ribosomal peptide synthetase yields MTGEVGHQIPAQYLRSGHAPEPRTLIDIFYDTAGRHPDSPAIDDGEVQLTYAELVSDIEDSVEWLAARGIGRGDRIGIRMPSGSYALYVAILATLASGAAYVPVDADDPVERADLVFSEARVVAIITEAGLIRAQGSSRGWRAAAPLGRDDAWIIFTSGSTGTPKGVAVTHRSAAAFVDAEARMFLQDNPIGPGDRVLAGLSVAFDASCEEMWLAWRHGACLVPAPRSLVRSGMDLGPWLVSRDITVVSTVPTLAALWPAEALEAVRLLIFGGEACPPELAERLAVEGREVWNTYGPTEATVVACAARLRGAAPVSIGLPLPGWDLAVLDRSGVPVALGEVGELVIGGVGLGRYLDPDKDAEKFAAMPSLGWDRVYRSGDLVRLENDGLYFHGRADDQVKVGGRRIELGEVDSALVNLPGVSGGAAAVRRTASGTPLLVGYIASTDPSFDLAAARATLAEALPAALVPRLVLVGELPTRTSGKVDRDALPWPPPGEPEGVDAPDLVGTMGWLAGLWRDVLAAPIEGPEADFFALGGGSLSAAQLVAALRQRYPQVTVADLYDHPRLGSLAGYLDELKPPPRVKTRVVTPTPWLSQAVQVALTLPLSMLTALQWVVWLALANNVAAELNLVPWAAPMGWWWIIAGFLLFVTPVGRMAIAVLFARMLLSGLEPGTYRRGGPAHLRVWFAERLAEASGAENLAGAPWLVYYARALGNKVGKGVDLHSAPPVTGMMKLGHRSSVEPEVDLTGHWIDGDRFHVGRITIGNDATIGARTTLLPGAVVGKNADVAPGSGVAGKVKNGQYWKGSPAVKSGKARHPWPGHRPRRAPLWVVVYGVTSVLLGAVPLLALGVGLAVIGWGVRGAGTVTAAIAPAALWVPVATVAAVLTYAVLTVIGVRVLSLWLSEGYHPVRSRVGWQIWATERLMDAARNYLFPLYASLLTPWWLRVLGAKVGRGTEISTALLTPKFTVVEDGAFLADDTMVASYELGGGWIHVAKATIGKRAFLGNSGITQPGRKVPDDGLVAVLSAAPHKAKAGSSWLGSPPVRLRRKPTAADTLRTFHPSLRLKILRAMVETCRIIPLIVTFAIGVAVLLALQGLAVSFGWLASALAGGVVLLTAGAIAGGIAVIAKWVVVGRIRAIEHPLWSPFVWRNEVSDTFVETVAAPWFARAATGTPVMNLWLRALGASIGRGVWCETYWLPEADLVTLGKGSTVNRGCVVQTHLFHDRIMRMDTVVLEEGSTLGPHCVALPAARIGAGATVGPASLVMRGDQVPPSTRWLGNPIAPWNLFRKKRSGDTPDPAPKKPEDAAA; encoded by the coding sequence GTGACTGGGGAAGTTGGGCACCAGATACCGGCGCAGTATCTGCGCTCAGGGCATGCGCCCGAACCCCGCACGCTCATCGACATCTTCTACGACACCGCGGGACGTCATCCGGATTCGCCTGCCATCGACGACGGCGAGGTCCAGCTCACCTACGCCGAGCTGGTCTCCGACATCGAGGACAGTGTCGAATGGCTGGCCGCCCGGGGCATCGGGCGCGGCGACCGCATCGGAATCCGGATGCCATCGGGCAGCTACGCGCTGTACGTGGCGATCCTCGCAACCCTGGCCAGCGGCGCGGCCTACGTTCCCGTGGACGCCGACGACCCCGTGGAACGGGCCGACCTGGTGTTCAGCGAGGCTCGCGTGGTCGCGATCATCACCGAGGCGGGGCTGATCCGCGCGCAGGGATCCTCGCGCGGGTGGCGGGCAGCCGCTCCACTCGGGCGTGACGACGCATGGATCATCTTCACCTCGGGCTCCACCGGCACGCCCAAGGGCGTTGCGGTCACGCACCGAAGCGCCGCCGCGTTCGTCGATGCGGAAGCACGAATGTTTCTGCAGGACAACCCAATCGGGCCAGGCGACCGGGTGCTCGCCGGGTTGTCGGTGGCGTTCGATGCGTCGTGCGAGGAGATGTGGCTGGCCTGGCGGCACGGGGCGTGCCTGGTGCCTGCGCCACGGTCGTTGGTACGCAGCGGCATGGACCTGGGTCCGTGGCTGGTGTCCCGCGACATCACTGTCGTCTCGACGGTGCCGACGCTCGCGGCGTTGTGGCCCGCCGAGGCACTCGAGGCGGTGCGGCTGCTGATCTTCGGCGGTGAGGCCTGCCCGCCGGAGCTCGCCGAGCGGCTCGCGGTGGAGGGGCGCGAGGTGTGGAACACCTACGGACCCACCGAGGCGACGGTCGTGGCGTGCGCGGCGCGGCTTCGCGGTGCTGCTCCGGTGAGCATCGGGCTGCCACTGCCGGGCTGGGACCTGGCGGTTCTCGACCGCTCGGGCGTGCCGGTGGCGTTGGGCGAGGTCGGTGAACTCGTCATCGGCGGCGTCGGCCTTGGCCGCTATCTGGATCCGGACAAGGACGCCGAGAAGTTCGCCGCAATGCCTTCTTTGGGTTGGGATCGCGTCTACCGCAGCGGCGACCTGGTCCGCCTCGAGAACGACGGCCTCTACTTCCACGGTCGCGCCGACGACCAGGTCAAGGTCGGCGGCCGGCGGATCGAGCTGGGCGAGGTTGATTCGGCGCTCGTCAATCTGCCAGGAGTCAGTGGTGGCGCGGCCGCGGTGCGGCGCACGGCCAGTGGCACCCCGCTGCTGGTCGGCTATATAGCGAGCACCGATCCGTCATTCGATCTGGCCGCGGCACGCGCGACGCTGGCTGAGGCGCTGCCCGCCGCACTGGTGCCGCGTCTGGTTCTCGTGGGCGAACTGCCGACCCGGACCTCGGGCAAGGTCGACCGGGACGCGCTGCCATGGCCGCCCCCCGGCGAACCGGAGGGCGTCGATGCGCCCGATCTGGTGGGCACGATGGGCTGGCTGGCGGGCCTGTGGCGCGATGTCCTGGCCGCCCCGATCGAGGGTCCCGAAGCCGACTTCTTCGCGCTCGGCGGCGGATCGCTGTCGGCAGCTCAGCTGGTCGCCGCGCTACGTCAGCGCTATCCGCAGGTGACCGTCGCCGACCTCTACGACCATCCCCGGCTGGGCTCGCTGGCCGGCTACCTCGACGAACTGAAACCCCCGCCGCGGGTGAAGACGCGTGTCGTCACACCGACGCCGTGGCTGTCCCAAGCCGTCCAGGTCGCCCTGACACTGCCCCTGTCCATGCTGACCGCGCTGCAGTGGGTGGTCTGGCTGGCCCTGGCCAACAACGTCGCCGCCGAATTGAATCTGGTGCCGTGGGCGGCGCCCATGGGCTGGTGGTGGATCATCGCGGGATTCCTGCTGTTCGTCACGCCGGTGGGCCGGATGGCCATCGCGGTGCTGTTCGCGCGGATGCTGCTGTCGGGATTGGAGCCCGGCACCTACCGCCGCGGCGGACCTGCGCATCTGCGGGTGTGGTTCGCCGAACGCCTCGCAGAGGCCAGCGGTGCGGAGAACCTCGCCGGAGCACCATGGCTGGTGTACTACGCCCGCGCGCTCGGCAACAAGGTCGGCAAGGGAGTCGACCTGCACTCGGCCCCGCCGGTGACCGGCATGATGAAACTCGGTCACCGGAGTTCGGTCGAACCCGAGGTCGACCTGACTGGTCATTGGATCGACGGCGACCGCTTCCACGTCGGCCGGATCACCATCGGCAACGACGCCACCATCGGCGCGCGCACGACGCTGCTGCCCGGCGCGGTCGTCGGCAAGAACGCCGACGTCGCCCCGGGTTCAGGGGTGGCCGGCAAGGTCAAAAACGGCCAGTACTGGAAAGGCTCGCCCGCGGTGAAGTCCGGTAAGGCCCGCCACCCATGGCCGGGCCACCGGCCCCGACGGGCACCGCTGTGGGTCGTTGTCTACGGAGTGACGTCGGTACTCCTTGGCGCGGTGCCGCTGCTGGCACTCGGTGTCGGCCTCGCCGTAATCGGGTGGGGTGTCCGCGGCGCAGGCACGGTAACGGCGGCAATCGCACCCGCCGCACTGTGGGTCCCGGTGGCGACAGTGGCCGCCGTGCTGACATACGCGGTGCTGACGGTGATCGGGGTGCGCGTGCTTTCGCTTTGGCTGAGCGAGGGGTATCACCCGGTGCGCAGTCGCGTCGGCTGGCAGATCTGGGCCACCGAGCGACTCATGGATGCGGCGCGCAACTACCTGTTCCCCCTCTACGCCAGCCTGCTGACCCCGTGGTGGCTACGCGTTCTCGGCGCGAAAGTGGGTCGCGGCACCGAGATTTCGACGGCACTGCTGACACCGAAGTTCACGGTGGTCGAGGACGGCGCGTTCCTGGCCGACGACACCATGGTGGCGTCCTATGAACTCGGTGGCGGCTGGATCCACGTCGCGAAGGCGACCATCGGCAAGCGCGCATTCCTCGGCAACTCAGGCATCACCCAGCCGGGCCGGAAGGTACCCGACGACGGACTGGTCGCGGTGCTGTCCGCCGCACCGCACAAGGCGAAGGCGGGATCGTCGTGGCTCGGCAGCCCGCCGGTTCGACTGCGGCGCAAACCGACAGCGGCCGACACGCTGCGCACGTTTCATCCCTCCCTGCGGCTGAAGATCCTGCGCGCCATGGTCGAAACGTGCCGGATCATCCCGTTGATCGTGACATTCGCGATCGGTGTCGCCGTGCTGCTGGCGCTGCAGGGGCTGGCCGTCAGCTTCGGCTGGTTGGCCTCGGCGCTGGCCGGCGGTGTCGTGCTGCTGACGGCCGGCGCGATCGCGGGTGGCATCGCGGTGATAGCGAAATGGGTTGTGGTGGGTCGTATCCGGGCCATCGAGCATCCGCTGTGGTCTCCGTTTGTTTGGCGAAACGAAGTCTCGGACACCTTTGTCGAGACCGTTGCAGCGCCGTGGTTCGCGCGCGCCGCGACCGGTACCCCGGTGATGAACCTGTGGCTGCGGGCACTCGGCGCGTCGATCGGGCGCGGCGTGTGGTGCGAGACGTACTGGTTGCCCGAGGCCGACCTGGTCACCCTCGGGAAAGGGTCGACCGTCAACCGCGGCTGCGTGGTCCAGACGCACCTGTTCCACGACCGGATCATGCGGATGGACACCGTTGTGCTGGAAGAAGGTTCGACTCTGGGACCGCACTGCGTCGCGTTGCCCGCCGCACGGATCGGCGCGGGTGCGACAGTCGGCCCGGCCTCACTGGTGATGCGCGGCGACCAGGTACCGCCCTCGACCCGCTGGCTCGGCAATCCGATCGCGCCGTGGAATCTGTTCCGCAAGAAGCGCAGCGGCGACACACCTGATCCGGCGCCAAAGAAGCCAGAAGACGCCGCCGCGTGA